One genomic segment of Oreochromis aureus strain Israel breed Guangdong linkage group 9, ZZ_aureus, whole genome shotgun sequence includes these proteins:
- the bco1 gene encoding beta,beta-carotene 15,15'-dioxygenase has translation MLLPGLSANMSVDFSKNATESPEPCKAEIKGNIPSWLQGMLLRNGPGIFTVGDTNYNHWFDGMALMHSFTFKDGEIIHRSRFLRSDTYKANMEANRIVVSEMGTMAYPDPSKNFIFKAITFLNHTMPDFTDNGASNFIKYGNDYYATSETNYISKIDPVTLETLEKVDYLKYLPVNLASCHPHYDKEGNAYNIGTSIATKGKTKYVLFKVPAASDKDKGKKGPALKNVEVICSVPCRSLLMPSYYHSFGITDNYIIFVEMPFKLDILKMATAYMRGVSWASCLKFCPEENTLIHLVDRKTGKEVETKYYTGAMVLYHHVNAFEDDGHVVFDVIAYTDNSLYDMFYLSNLREKSQFDEKRFSKPTYKRFALPIHADKGVPVGGNMVKLKYTTASAVKEKEGKFMCQAEVLCEGLELPRINYDINGKRHQFVYGNYVGDSAEVVAKFDTESKKMVYWDEDKCLPSEPVFVPRPNGESEDDGVVLTSVINSNPGQSSFILILDGKTFKEVARAYVNTELNKDMHGFFIPH, from the exons ATGTTACTCCCTGGTCTGTCAGCAAACATGTCGGTAGACTTTTCTAAGAACGCAACAGAGAGCCCCGAGCCTTGTAAGGCAGAAATTAAAG GGAATATTCCCAGCTGGCTGCAAGGAATGCTCCTCCGAAATGGCCCTGGCATCTTCACTGTGGGCGAcaccaactacaaccactggtTTGATGGGATGGCTTTAATGCATAGCTTCACCTTCAAAGACG GTGAAATAATCCATAGAAGCAGATTCCTCAGAAGTGACACCTATAAAGCCAACATGGAAGCAAACAGAATTGTTGTATCTGAAATGGGGACGATGGCTTATCCAGACCCAAGCAAGAACTTCATCTTCAA GGCAATCACCTTTCTCAACCACACAATGCCTGACTTCACTGACAATGGCGCGAGTAACTTCATCAAGTATGGAAATGACTATTATGCCACTTCTGAAACCAACTACATCAGCAAGATTGATCCCGTGACCCTGGAAACCCTGGAAAAG GTGGACTACTTGAAGTACCTGCCTGTAAACTTAGCTTCGTGCCATCCTCACTATGACAAGGAGGGCAATGCCTACAACATTGGAACGTCAATAGCAACAAAGGGCAAAACTAAATACGTACTGTTCAAAGTTCCTGCTGCCTCAGACAAAG ACAAAGGCAAGAAAGGCCCTGCACTGAAAAATGTAGAGGTGATCTGCTCAGTCCCCTGCCGCTCCCTTCTCATGCCGAGCTACTACCACAGCTTTGGCATTACAGATAACTACATCATCTTCGTCGAGATGCCTTTCAAGCTGGACATCCTCAAGATGGCTACTGCCTATATGAGAGGAGTCAGCTGGGCAAGCTGCCTGAAGTTCTGCCCTGAAGAAAAC ACTCTGATCCACTTGGTGGACAGAAAGACCGGCAAAGAAGTTGAGACAAAGTACTACACAGGAGCAATGGTCCTCTACCACCATGTGAATGCTTTTGAGGACGATGGCCACGTGGTCTTTGATGTCATTGCCTACACTGACAACAGCCTTTATGACATGTTCTACTTGAGCAACTTGAGGGAGAAATCTCAGTTTGATGAAAAAAGGTTTTCCAAGCCGACTTACAAGAGATTTGCCCTTCCCATCCACGCTGACAaa GGCGTTCCAGTTGGAGGGAACATGGTAAAACTCAAGTACACGACAGCCAGCGCTGTGAAGGAGAAAGAAGGCAAATTCATGTGCCAAGCAGAGGTGCTCTGTGAAG GCTTGGAATTGCCCAGAATCAATTATGACATCAATGGGAAGAGGCACCAGTTTGTCTATGGGAACTACGTGGGGGATTCTGCAGAAGTG GTTGCAAAGTTTGACACGGAAAGCAAGAAGATGGTGTACTGGGATGAAGACAAGTGCTTGCCGTCAGAGCCCGTGTTCGTCCCCAGACCAAACGGAGAGTCGGAAGATGATG GTGTGGTCCTAACATCAGTCATCAACTCCAATCCAGGCCAGTCGAGCTTCATCCTGATTCTCGATGGGAAAACGTTCAAGGAAGTAGCACGAGCCTATGTGAATACTGAGCTGAACAAGGACATGCATGGATTTTTCATCCcacattga